In a genomic window of Zootoca vivipara chromosome 5, rZooViv1.1, whole genome shotgun sequence:
- the LOC118096379 gene encoding cytochrome P450 26C1, whose amino-acid sequence MLPSQSAKMLPSVATSEDALSWLEAALATCLAVAFLLALARHLWALRWSLSRDRTSALPLPKGSMGWPFFGETLHWLVQGSSFHSSRRQRYGAVFKTHLLGKPVIRVSGADNVRKILLGEHSLVSAQWPLSTQILLGSHTLLNASAEAHRQRRKILARVFSRSALESYLPLIQKVVRWELRGWCQQAGPVAVYSSAKTLTFRIAARILLGLSLEEKQFKELARTFEQLVENLFSLPLNIPFSGLRKGIKARNLLHEYMEKAISEKLKQKDPEAHSNALDFIINSAKEHGKEFTMQELKESAIELIFAAFFTTASATTSMILLLLKHPLVIKKMQQELVSHDVTGQCHCLAAGDSLTNHQYCPETLVIHGKENKDRDSNPPLPPMLEGELDRETKREGRVPKLGPIARAAQGTVHGTTNCPCLAPKQEEASQVLGELERHEHYCQSYLTLEKMSRLRYLDCVIKEVLRLLPPVSGGYRTALQTFELDGCQIPKGWSVMYSIRDTHETANIYQSPPDMFDPERFWVPQEEREEHKGAGPVRFHYIPFGGGVRNCIGKELAQMVLKLLAIELVSTARWELATAHFPKMQTVPIVHPVDGLQLYFHPLKQGRESSGTSKTET is encoded by the exons ATGCTGCCCAGCCAGAGCGCGAAGATGCTACCGTCGGTGGCAACCTCTGAGGATGCGCTCTCCTGGCTGGAGGCTGCGCTGGCTACCTGCCTGGCGGTGGCCTTCCTGCTGGCGCTGGCGCGGCACCTGTGGGCACTGCGCTGGAGCCTGAGCCGAGACCGCACCAGCGCCCTGCCACTGCCCAAGGGCTCCATGGGTTGGCCCTTCTTCGGCGAGACCCTGCATTGGCTGGTCCAG GGTTCCAGCTTCCACAGCTCCCGGCGGCAGAGATACGGCGCCGTGTTCAAGACGCACCTGCTGGGCAAGCCGGTGATCCGCGTGAGCGGCGCCGACAACGTGCGCAAGATCCTGCTGGGAGAGCACAGCCTGGTGAGCGCCCAGTGGCCGCTCAGCACCCAGATCCTGCTGGGCTCGCACACCCTCCTCAACGCCAGCGCCGAGGCGCACCGCCAGCGCAGGAAG ATCCTGGCCAGAGTCTTCAGCCGCTCCGCCCTGGAGAGCTACTTGCCCCTCATCCAGAAGGTGGTGCGCTGGGAGCTGCGCGGCTGGTGCCAGCAGGCGGGCCCCGTCGCCGTCTATTCTTCCGCCAAGACCTTGACCTTCCGCATCGCCGCGCGGATCCTGCTGGGACTCAGCCTGGAGGAGAAGCAGTTCAAGGAGCTGGCTCGGACCTTTGAGCAGCTGGTGGAGAATCTCTTCTCCTTGCCGCTCAACATCCCCTTCAGCGGGCTGCGGAAG GGAATAAAGGCTAGGAATCTGCTACACGAGTACATGGAGAAAGCCATCTCGGAGAAACTGAAGCAGAAGGATCCTGAGGCTCACAGCAATGCTCTGGATTTCATTATCAACAGTGCCAAGGAGCATGGCAAAGAATTTACCATGCAGGAGCTGAAG GAGTCTGCGATTGAATTGATCTTTGCTGCTTTCTTCACCACCGCCAGTGCTACTACTTCCATGATCCTCCTGTTGCTGAAACACCCCTTGGTCATAAAAAAGATGCAGCAGGAGCTGGTGTCCCATGATGTCACCGGGCAGTGCCATTGCCTCGCTGCAGGAGATTCTCTGACAAACCATCAGTATTGCCCAGAGACTCTGGTCATCCATGGAAAAGAGAACAAAGACAGGGATTCCAATCCACCTCTTCCACCCATGCTGGAAGGAGAACTAGACAGAGAGACAAAGAGGGAAGGCAGAGTCCCTAAGTTGGGTCCCATTGCTAGAGCAGCCCAAGGAACTGTCCATGGGACTACAAACTGCCCTTGCTTAGCACCCAAACAAGAAGAAGCAAGCCAAGTCCTCGGCGAGTTGGAAAGACATGAGCACTATTGTCAGTCTTACTTGACCCTGGAGAAGATGAGCCGCCTACGGTACTTGGATTGCGTCATCAAGGAAGTGCTGCGTTTGCTGCCCCCAGTGTCCGGAGGCTATAGGACAGCCTTACAAACCTTTGAACTGGAT GGCTGCCAGATTCCCAAGGGCTGGAGTGTGATGTACAGTATTCGGGACACACACGAGACTGCCAACATCTATCAGAGTCCACCAGACATGTTTGACCCGGAGCGGTTTTGGGTGCCGCAGGAGGAACGGGAAGAGCACAAAGGAGCTGGCCCCGTCCGCTTTCACTATATCCCCTTTGGTGGGGGAGTCCGAAATTGCATAGGCAAAGAACTGGCCCAGATGGTCCTCAAGTTGCTTGCTATTGAACTGGTCAGCACAGCCCGCTGGGAGCTGGCCACAGCACACTTCCCTAAGATGCAAACGGTGCCTATTGTGCACCCGGTGGATGGCTTGCAGCTCTATTTCCATCCTCTGAAGCAGGGAAGAGAAAGCAGCGGAACCAGCAAAACAGAGACTTGA